TCTTTCGGGTGGGGGTTGAAGGACGCGCGCGTGGTTTCAGCGCGTGTAGCCGAGGGCGATGAGCTTGGACTCCAACCGGGCCCGTGCGGCGTCGTCCGCCGGCTCCACCCAGTTGAATCCGATGCGCCGCCAGTCTGGATCCGTGGCGTCCACGCCGAGCGCGCGCAGGAAGGTGTGCTCGCAGACGAAGAACTGCTGGCGGAAGGGAAAGAGCCAGCCGCCGTGCGCGAGCAGGGACTCGCGCGCCTGGGCGTAGGTGGAGAACCAGCGCTTGAGATCGCCGCCCCCCTCCCGGGTGAAGAAGGCTTCCGGGTCGAAGCGCCGCGGAGCCGTCTCCCGCGCGTGCTTCAACTCCCGCCACGAGGCATGGCCCTGCTCACGCGCGATGACGGCGAGCGCGTCCTTGTGGCTCACCTGCTCCCGGCGCGCGAGCAGCTCGTCCGGGCTCAGCCCCGTGTAGCCGGGCAGGGTGCACAGCCGTTGCGCGGCCAGCGTCGCGCGCGACGCGTCGGCGCCGAGCAGGCTCTTGAGCAGGAGCGATGCTCGAATCTTGCACTCGCGCAGGGGCAGGGGGGCGGCGGAGGATGCGGTGCGCATGACAAGTCCCTCGGAGGCGGCCCCTTACCCTGGAGAGGACCGTGACAGGAACTTGAGCTGAACGGCCAGACCGCCGGTGAAGCGAGGGTGACGTCGTCTTGGAGGGTGCAGGCGCCCCTCGGCACCTGTGCGCGGAAGGATGAGCGAAGGACAGGCATGTCCGCAAGTGCTTTCTGCCCGAGGGCTCGGGCGGGATTGCCCGCTCCCCCGCCCGCCCTCCGGATGTCTGTCTTCCCCGCGCCTCCGGGGATGTACCCTAGCGAGCCGCCGAGGTCCGTCGGGTGCCACGCCTGGCCGCGGCCGCGCGCTTCGTCGGGACCGCGCGCTTGGCCGTGCCGCCGCTGGCCTTCACCGTCCCTCTCGGGTTCTTGGCCCGGTTCATCACCTGGGTGGCCACCTTGCCCGCGCGGCGGCCTACCTCACGCGCCGCGTCGCGGCCCATGTCGATGATCTTCGCGAGCGCATCGGAGATCACGTTGCCGGGCGGAGTGTCGGGCGACATCGGGTGCGGATGCGTCGGCGCGATGGCCTTCGCCTGCTCCAGGGCCGCGCCGAGTGCCTCGAGTTGCGCCTTGCCCATGAGCCGCTCGAGCTTGGGAAACAGCTCGCCCTCCTCCTCCTTCACATGGTGGCGGATGCTCTCGATGAGCACGGTGA
Above is a window of Cystobacter fuscus DNA encoding:
- a CDS encoding hemerythrin domain-containing protein — encoded protein: MNALKLLKNDHRTVEALFKQFEKAGDKAFKEKQEIARKIVKELSIHAAIEEQLLYPAARAQDERLEDQVLEALEEHHVAKWTLNEIDRMSPEDERFDAKVTVLIESIRHHVKEEEGELFPKLERLMGKAQLEALGAALEQAKAIAPTHPHPMSPDTPPGNVISDALAKIIDMGRDAAREVGRRAGKVATQVMNRAKNPRGTVKASGGTAKRAVPTKRAAAARRGTRRTSAAR